Below is a window of Candidatus Zixiibacteriota bacterium DNA.
ATCATTTGGCTGAATGCCATCTAAGTTTGCAGTCAGAAGGTTATTCCCATTCTCCAGGAAATTATAAGCTAACCCAATACGGAAAAGCAAAGGCAAAGGATAGGACTGGCTCTCCACATCTACCGGAACATCCTGATAGGTCGGAGGAGCACCCGGGAAAATCTGGACTTCATGTTTTAACTGTTGACCGCTATATCTCATATCCGTCCCAAAATTAGACATGCTCATTCCCAGTTTCAGACTTCTAAAACCAGTTTCATACTGGAGCCCAAGATCAAATGCTAAACCATTAG
It encodes the following:
- a CDS encoding PorV/PorQ family protein, producing NGLAFDLGLQYETGFRSLKLGMSMSNFGTDMRYSGQQLKHEVQIFPGAPPTYQDVPVDVESQSYPLPLLFRIGLAYNFLENGNNLLTANLDGIQPNDGRELGAFGLEYSYKKTFFTRLGYEYCSETGYERGFTAGAGLIYKLSSNFNVKFDYAFADFGRLEQVHRFTFGIGF